The Anastrepha ludens isolate Willacy chromosome 2, idAnaLude1.1, whole genome shotgun sequence genome contains a region encoding:
- the LOC128855375 gene encoding uncharacterized protein LOC128855375, translated as MAELIECKKSFLLHINGYLYYKHSGRIGETAYWNCRRKPECNARVTTYGGPHNIRVLKGLDESKHILHAPNPEEVEALRVMNRIKRKATENLEAPPAQILRTELRNVSPAVLAEMPNRINSRKSLSRERLKDFPSNPRTLRELQDIPGFYQNSLNGDKFLIYDSYENDEDSEFGRILVFATPENLRQLFRSILWFADGTFKTAPSIFFQVFAILGAVTQPDSRGKPQTIGLPFVYALLENKEQKVYEKVFSVVLQEAERLGIDISLPIKVMTDFELAIINAVKIVIGEDKARCCFFHLCQNMYRHIQSEGLQKMYCDPEDRSVKVATHMICALAFVPHQNIAREFETLKNEIPKEMRPISKYFDATYVRGKPAKGRRKQVHPRYAPDLWCQYDAVIQQTARTNNISEGWHNRLQVVIGKDHPSFYIFLSELQKEQSDTEIMMRQLQSGQQVKKNKYSKRLKHEQRIFNIVSKYHEYVDNNDIVTYLKTLGYYIRM; from the exons atggcggaattaattgaatgcaaaaaatcatttcttttgcaCATTAACGGATATTTGTACTACAAACACTCAGGTAGAATAGGAGAAACTGCGTATTGGAATTGCCGAAGAAAACCTGAGTGTAATGCTAGAGTGACAACATACGGAGGACCACACAATATCAGAGTTCTGAAGGGACTTGATGAATCGAAACACATCCTTCATGCACCAAACCCCGAAGAAGTCGAAGCGTTAAGAGTCATGAATAGGATCAAACGTAAAGCTACAGAAAATCTTGAAGCTCCTCCAGCTCAAATATTACGAACTGAATTGCGAAACGTTTCAccag CGGTATTAGCGGAAATGCCAAACAGAATTAATTCCCGAAAAAGTCTTAGTCGTGAAAGATTAAAAGATTTTCCCTCGAACCCGCGAACGCTGAGAGAATTGCAGGATATTCCAGGCTTTTATCAAAATTCATTGAATGGAGATAAATTTCTAATTTACGACTCCTATGAAAATGACGAAGACTCAGAATTTGGGAGAATACTCGTGTTCGCGACGCCTGAAAATTTAAGGCAATTATTCAGGAGCATATTGTGGTTTGCCGACGGAACATTTAAAACTGCGCCAAGtatatttttccaagttttcgCAATTCTCGGAGCAGTTACACAACCGGATTCAAGAGGAAAACCACAAACTATTGGTTTACCTTTTGTCTACGCATTATTAGAAAACAAAGAGCAGAAAGTATACGAAAAAGTATTCTCGGTTGTTTTGCAAGAGGCAGAACGTCTAGGTATCGATATTTCTCTTCCGATTAAAGTGATGACAGATTTTGAGTTGGCTATCATCAATGCTGTAAAAATCGTAATTGGCGAAGACAAGGCACGCTGCTGTTTTTTCCACCTCTGTCAAAACATGTACCGCCATATCCAAAGTGAAGGACTTCAGAAAATGTATTGCGATCCTGAAGATCGATCGGTCAAAGTAGCCACTCATATGATATGTGCCCTTGCTTTCGTCCCACATCAAAACATCGCCCGAGAATTCGAAaccttaaaaaatgaaataccgaAGGAAATGCGAccaatttcaaaatactttGACGCTACGTACGTCCGAGGAAAACCTGCAAAAGGCCGACGTAAACAGGTGCATCCTCGCTATGCTCCAGATTTGTGGTGTCAATATGATGCAGTCATTCAACAAACTGCGAGAACGAATAATATATCCGAAGGATGGCACAACAGGCTTCAAGTTGTTATAGGGAAAGATCACCCCAGcttctacatttttctttccgAGTTGCAGAAAGAGCAATCGGACACAGAAATAATGATGCGACAATTGCAATCAGGACAGcaagttaagaaaaataaatattccaagAGGTTGAAACATGAACAGAGAATATTTAACATTGTTTCGAAATATCACGAATATGTTGATAACAATGATATTGTCACATACTTGAAAACTCTAGGATACTATATTCGCATGTGa